A region of the Egicoccus sp. AB-alg2 genome:
GTGCTGGCCAAGTACGCCCGCACGGTGCGCTCGGCGTCCGAGGGCGCGACCACGTCGGTCTGAGCGGACGAACGCTCGAAGGGGGTCGCGTGCAGTTCGAGGAACTCCGCTACGTCTGCCAGGAGGCGGCGATCGACGTGGTGCGCACCAAGGGCCGACCGGTGCCGCCGACGATCGTGCTCCCGCGGGCCGACCGCACGCAACTGGTGGCCCTGCCGGACTTCCCGGACGAGGACGAGGCGCGCCACGCCCTGCTGGCCCAGTTCGCGGCCGACCGCATGACCCCGGACGCGATCCCGGCGTGGGGGTTCCTCGCGGAGGCCGAGGTCGGCGGGGCCGACGCGCTGGTGGTCGCGTTCGGTGCCCGGCGCCACGCACCGCACATCACGGCGTCATGGTTCGGTGACGACGGCGGCCTGGTCGAGTTCGCGCCGTCGGAGGAGCTCGATCCGACCGCGCTGCCGTTCCTGCACCCCCTCCAGCACGCCGTCGACGCGCTCCCGGCCCAGCCACCCGAGGGTGGTCCACCTGGCGACGTCCTCGGCGGCGGTCTGCCCCTGCACCCGGGCTGATCGCACCAGCGATCAGGAGGGCGTTGGATCAGCGGGCGTGGCGCCGTCCCGAGCCGACCGGGTGCCCCCGCAGGCCCAGCGCGGCGGCCGCCGCGTCCGCGAGCCGGAGCTTGGTCGGCCCGTCGTCGGTCGTGCGGGCCCAGGCGACGTGACCGTCCGGTCGGACCAGGATCCAGCCGTCGCGGCCATCCAGCAGCGACCGGAGCGTTCCCGTGCCGTCCTGATGGCCACCGGGGCCGATGCGCACGACGGCCTCCACCGGCAGGTCGGCTTCCTCCGCCGAGCTCGCATGGCTGCTGGTGACCGTCAGCAGTGCCGCACCGACAGGAAGCAGGTCGTGGAGCCGGCGCACGGTTCCGTCGGGCGCGCGGACCAGCGGGTCGGGAAGGCGGCGGCCGGCCCCCCGCTCTTCGCCGAGCAGCGGTGAGGGCGGCAGTCGCAGGTCGAGCATCGCGAACCGGCGCAGCGCGGCCCGGTGCAGGCGGCGACTGCGCATCGCGGTCCGTTGCACGGCGAAGGCGCCGCGACGTACCGGGCCCGGCACCATCAGGTAGACGCGTGTGAGCAGGTCGGTGAAGCGGGTCACGCCACCGACGACGACCTCCCGCCGCTCCACGTCGTAGGCCTCGAGGAGCCGTTCGGCGTCGCCGCCGCGCAGCGCGCCGGCCAGCTTCCAGGCCAGGTCGGCCGCGTCCTGGATGCCGGCGTTCATGCCCTGGCCGCCGACCGGACTGTGCACGTGGGCGGCGTCACCCGCCAGCAGGACGCGCCCCTGCCGGAACCGGGGGCTGGAACGTCGGTGGATGCGGAAGCGGCTGCGCCAGACGATGTCCACCGGCCCGGGACCGAGGACCGCCTCGGCCCGCTGCTGCACCTCGGCGTCGGGAACCTCCTCGCCAACGGCGGAGGCGCCGAGGTGGATGATGCGCCACAGGCCGGGTCGCAGCCGGATGCCGACCGTCAGCCCGTCGGCGCGGTCGTCCAGGCGCGGCCAGGGCAAGCCGTCGCGGGCGGCGTCGGCGACGGTGACGTCGGCCAGCAGCGGCCGCAGCCGATAGGTCCGCCCGGTGAACGGCAGCCCGAGCACGTCGCGGACGCGGCTGCTCGCGCCGTCGCATCCGACCACGTACGCGGCGGTCAGGCGGCCGCCCGTTCCGTCGCGGTCGAAGCGCACCTCGGTCGCGTCGTCACGCGGGTGCAGGCCGGTGACGTCCGTACCGAAGGCGACCTCGGCCAGGCCGGATGCGCGGACCGCCTCCAGGAGCAGGCGTTCGGTCTCGCTCTGTTCCAGCACGAGCATCCCGGGCCGCGCGGCCTCGTCGGCGAGCAGGCGGACGTCGAGGTGCAGGAGCTCGCGGCCGGTGCCGACGTCGTGCAGACGGATGTCCTCGACCAGGTTGCCCGCGGCGAGAAGCGGCTCCTCCGCGCCCCACCGGCGCAGCACCTCGCGTGTGCGTACGTGCAGGCCAGCGGCCTTCGAGTGCGGCTGAGCTGGCGGTGGCGTTCCAGCACGACGCTCCGGACGCCGTGGCGCGCGAGGCCGAGGGCGAGCGCCAACCCGACCGGCCCGGCGCCCACGATCGCGACCGGCACGTCGGCCGGCGGCGGGCTGGCCATCGTCTCGCCTCGGTTCCGGGGGCAGCGACGACGGTAGGAGCGCCCGCCCACGACCGCCAGAGGCGTGCCCGTCCGGCCGGGAAGACGATCGATCGTCGTAGGCGCCGGCGACCTATCGCGCGCGGATCTCCACGCGCGGGGAGACCCCGCGGGCGTTGGCGGCCCCCGCCGGGCGCACGACCCGGTAGGCCCATGTGCCCTTCGGCGGATAGACGTGCACCCGGTACTGGGACGTGTCGGAGAGCTTGCGCCGGGCCACCTCGACCCAGCGGCTACCGTCGTGGCGCTGGACCACGACCGTCTGGCCGGCGGCCTTCGGCGACACCTTGCCCGACAGCGTGGCGCGCGCACCCGGGCTCACCCGGGTCGCGGACGTGGCGATCGTGACCTTCGGACGCACGTTCACCGGCCGGACCGGCGACCGGTTGCCCGCCACGGCAGCGGTCGACGTGAAGTTGGTCCCGGCGGCGGACGCCGAGGTGCCGGGGCTGAAGATGCCGCTTCCGGCGAACCGTGCCTGGTACTCGGTGTTGCGCGTGGGCGTGACGTTGAAGACGGCGCGGCCGTTGGTGCTGCCGGGTTCGAGGTTGCCGGTGTTGCCGGTCGCGACGCGCGTCCATTCCTCCGTGCCGATCCGGCGGGCGTGCAGCGTCACCGGGCGGTCGTAGAGCGGCAGATAGCGCTGCTCGGTGGCGTCGTACCCCGACACACCGACCGTCAGACGCACCGTGTCGCCGACACCGATCTCCTCCGTCGACGTGGCCAGACTGACCCGCGAGGACCGGGCGGTCTCGCCGCTGAAGTACCCGATCCCGTGCTGCGAGCAGGACGGGTTGAGGGTGAAGAACGCCAGACCGTAGGAGCGGTCCTGCGGCAGCCCGCGCACCGTCACCGATCGGGTCGCCCCCGAGACGCCGTTGCCACCGTCGTCGAAGATCCGCAGGCCGTCGCTGGGCGTACGCGGCCAGGTCGCGTCCGCGGAGCGGTGCATCACGATCCGGTCACCGGCTGCGAGGCGTGGGTTCGTCCACTCGACGCGGAACCCGTCGGCCAGCACGACCACGTCGTCCGGCAGCAGGTCCGGGCGAGGGCAGGTAGGCGCGGCATCGGCGGGTCCGGCACTCGCCAGGAGCGCCAGGACGACGGCCGCCGTCATCATCGCCGCCGTCACCACCGCCGGCATGCCATGCGTGCGCCGCCCCATGAACCCCCTGTCGTCACGCCGCCCCTCGGCACGACGGTGGGAGGCTAAAGGAAAGCTGAAGGGCCTGGGCCGTGGCGGGTCGCGCTGCCCGCGACCCGGGCGCCGCCCGCGCGGCACCGCCTGCGCCCGCCAAGCGGCTGCTGGCAGTCAGCGAGCTGGCGGTCGTCGGACCTGGCGGCCGTCAGCAGATGCCGGCGGCCTGTGCGACCCGCCGGTACCAGTCGGCGAGGGTGTCGGTGGTCTCGTGCGCGTTCAGACCACTCGGGTTCGGCACGACCCACAGCTCGGCGCCGGCCAGCGGCTCGGGCTGGCGTCCCATGACGGCCTTGGGACGGCCGAACGCGGCCCGGTAGGCCGTCACCCCGGCGATTGCGACCACCTCGGGACGCCAACGTTCCAGGCGAGCGACCAGCCGCTCTCCGCCCGCGCGCAGCTCCTGGCGGGTCAGCTCACTGGCCGCGGCCGTCGCGCGCGGCACGACGTTGGTGATCGCGATACCCCGGTCGGTGAGCTGACGCCGGTCGGCGTCGGTGAGTCCGGCCGCGCGGTCCAGCACGCGGTCGGTGATGCCGGCGCGGTGCAACGCCGGGTAGAACCGGTTGCCGGGGTGGGCGAAGTGGGTCTGGGTGGCGGCGGTCCACAAGCCGGGGTTGATCCCGACGAACACCAGCCGAGGTGGCTCGTCGCCGACCAGGTCCGGCACGGTGGCGTCCCGGAAGCTCTCCAACTCCTCGCGGGTGAAGCCCACGTCCTCGGCCGCCTTCGTCGCTGTCGGGCGCGAAGCGTGACACCCAGGTCGGCCGGACGCGAAACCGATGGTGGGACGGGCCCCGGCGCGGCGGTCGCCGGGGCCCGTCCGGGGTGCGCCGGACACCGGTCGGCGAATCAGCCGGCCGGCGTCGTGAGCGCGCCGTCGGTGACGAGCGTGCTGGCGGTCCGCGCCAGCACGGACGCGGTCTGGCCACGGGTGATCGAACGGCTCGGCGCGAACCGGCTGCCGCCGACCCCCGCCACCCAACCGGCCCGGTGGGCCCGATCGATGTTGCGCTCGTGAGGGCTGCCGGCGATGTCGGTGAACGGGCTGGCGGGCGCGGCCGGTAGGTCGTCACCGACGAAGTCGTAGGCCCCGACCATCATCGTCACGGCCTGGGCACGGGTGATGTTCGCCTGGGGCCGGAACGTCCCGTCGGAGAATCCCTGCACGATGCCGGCCGTCGCCAGCTGCCGCACGGCCCTGCCGTGCACGTTGCCGGCGAGGTCGGGAAAGCGCGTCCGTGGTGCCGGCAGGTCGGTTCCCGTCGCCTCGATCAGCCGCACGACCGCGCTGGCGAACTGTCCGCGGGTGATCGAGTCGCCGGGCCGGAACGAGCCGTCCGTCCTGCCGAGGAAGACGCCGTACCACGCCATGCACAGGATGGCCTCACCGTGCACGCTGCCGCGCAGGTCGGTGAAGCCGCTGACCTCGAGCCCGTCCATCGGGCAGGCGGCGCGGATCGCCGGGTCGCCGGCCAACGACGGGTCGACGCGCAGCAGCGAGCCCGTGGGCAGGATCGCGCCCGCACTGACGTAGAGGAAGCCCCTGGAGTCGGCGGCGACGCCGTACGGCAGGACGAACTCCTGCGCGAACAGGTCGGCCCGGGCACCGTTCGGCCAGACCCGTGCGACGGCGCCACGCGGGTCCTGTTGCGCCTCCATGAGCCCACGGACGGCCAGCTGGACGGCGAACACGTCGGCGCCGCGGACCGCGACGCCGGTGACGCTGGTCAGGCCGGTCGTGCGCACCACGGGTTCGCCGACGGCCGGGTCCACGTCGTAGAGGTTCGCACCGCCCACCGGGAACGGGAAGCCGGTCAGCTCACCGACCACCAGGCGGCCCTCGACGTCCTGGGTGATCGACGTCGGCACCGACTGCATGGGGATGGGATCGTTGCCGGGCAGGAAGGGCGGCGGAGGCACGTCGCGGGTGGGGAAGAGCGCGAGCAGTTCGATGTCGCCGCTGTCGAGGTCCACGCCGAGCAGCGTGTTGCCCCCCGCATCGACCACGTACAGCGTCCCGTCGTCGACGAACAGGTCGCTCGGATTGCTGTCGGGGTCGGCCGGTGGTGCCTGATCGGGGTTGTTGTCCTCCTCCCACCTCGCGATGTCGGCCACCTCGGTCAGCGACCCGTCCCGCTCGAGGCGCTGCACGGTGCCGAACAGCGCCGCCGGCGGGAAGACGTCGGCGACGGCGTCCCGAGTCGAGGCCGACTGGCCCCAACCGAAGGCCACGTAGATCATCCCGTCCGCGGCGACCGCCACCGCCGTGGCGCCCACCGCCCCCTCGTCCCCCATCGCCAGCGACGGCAGGTCGTCGATGAAGTCCGCCTCCACGGTCCCGCCGGCCGTGACGCGTGTGATCGCCGAGGTGGTCCCGAAGCACACCTCGGCGCTCACGCCGTCCTCGCCGGGTACGTCGAGGCACACGTCGCCCCCGCCGCTGCCGGACTCCGCGACGTAGACGTTGTCGTCCGCGTCGACGGCGACCCCGCGCGGGTTCTGCAGGTCGTCGACGAGCACCGTGACGCGTTCGGCGTCCCGTGCCCGCGCCGGCGAGGCAACGGCCG
Encoded here:
- a CDS encoding mismatch-specific DNA-glycosylase, coding for MGFTREELESFRDATVPDLVGDEPPRLVFVGINPGLWTAATQTHFAHPGNRFYPALHRAGITDRVLDRAAGLTDADRRQLTDRGIAITNVVPRATAAASELTRQELRAGGERLVARLERWRPEVVAIAGVTAYRAAFGRPKAVMGRQPEPLAGAELWVVPNPSGLNAHETTDTLADWYRRVAQAAGIC
- a CDS encoding ScyD/ScyE family protein, yielding MRGRLRAAVLAAALAVPAAVASPARARDAERVTVLVDDLQNPRGVAVDADDNVYVAESGSGGGDVCLDVPGEDGVSAEVCFGTTSAITRVTAGGTVEADFIDDLPSLAMGDEGAVGATAVAVAADGMIYVAFGWGQSASTRDAVADVFPPAALFGTVQRLERDGSLTEVADIARWEEDNNPDQAPPADPDSNPSDLFVDDGTLYVVDAGGNTLLGVDLDSGDIELLALFPTRDVPPPPFLPGNDPIPMQSVPTSITQDVEGRLVVGELTGFPFPVGGANLYDVDPAVGEPVVRTTGLTSVTGVAVRGADVFAVQLAVRGLMEAQQDPRGAVARVWPNGARADLFAQEFVLPYGVAADSRGFLYVSAGAILPTGSLLRVDPSLAGDPAIRAACPMDGLEVSGFTDLRGSVHGEAILCMAWYGVFLGRTDGSFRPGDSITRGQFASAVVRLIEATGTDLPAPRTRFPDLAGNVHGRAVRQLATAGIVQGFSDGTFRPQANITRAQAVTMMVGAYDFVGDDLPAAPASPFTDIAGSPHERNIDRAHRAGWVAGVGGSRFAPSRSITRGQTASVLARTASTLVTDGALTTPAG